The Achromobacter spanius genome includes the window GGGCGACGGCCGCTATCTGCTGGTGTCCGACATTCCCAACGATCGCATCCTGCGCTGGGACGAAACCACCGGTGAAATCAGCGAGTTCCGCAAGCCCGCCAACTTCAGCAACGGCCTGGCGCGCGACCGCCAGGGCCGGCTGCTGACCTGCGAGCACCTGACGCGGCGCGTCACGCGCACGGAGTACGACGGTTCCATCACGGTGCTGGCCGACCGCTATGACGGCAAGCGCTTCAATTCGCCCAACGACATCGTCTGCCAGCGCAACGGCGCCATCTGGTTCACCGATCCGCCGTTTGGCATCGGCGGGCATTGGGAAGGCGACAAGGCCAAGCCGGAACTGCCGCATGGCGTTTACCGCATCGACCCGTCGGACGGCCGCGTGACGCAGGCGCTGGGCGATTTGGCCGGGGCCAACGGCCTGTGCTTTTCGCCGGACGAAAAGATTCTTTATGTCGTGGAGTCGCGCCATCAGCCCAACCGCGTGGTGTGGGCCTACGACGTGGGCGCGGACGGCGCGCTGTCGGGCAAG containing:
- a CDS encoding SMP-30/gluconolactonase/LRE family protein, coding for MEHAPLAQPGRRRLLGAALALGPAALAQAQSFSFTPQQRYPDSSVRILDPEFSKYRIYSSTVEQLATGFRWLEGPVWVGDGRYLLVSDIPNDRILRWDETTGEISEFRKPANFSNGLARDRQGRLLTCEHLTRRVTRTEYDGSITVLADRYDGKRFNSPNDIVCQRNGAIWFTDPPFGIGGHWEGDKAKPELPHGVYRIDPSDGRVTQALGDLAGANGLCFSPDEKILYVVESRHQPNRVVWAYDVGADGALSGKRLHIDAQGPGAIDGIKCDEDGNLWCGWGSNGSAGAKPEELDGVMVFNPAGKPIGHIRLPERCANLCFGGAKRNRLFMASSHSLYALYVETRGAV